One Rosa chinensis cultivar Old Blush chromosome 5, RchiOBHm-V2, whole genome shotgun sequence genomic region harbors:
- the LOC112164298 gene encoding protein FAR1-RELATED SEQUENCE 5-like — MDGSYEPSISDIGLVSQSSINGSGYNEMQYKGLRYDKLSTEDLKGQEFMTVEEAESFYNAYAKAMGFDVRSDYKRLSIRITGRVTSLWLVCSAQGKRREEYMSNKKRLRKPKKETRFNCPCLFKVRYRSNINAYIVDNFITNHSHQLAQAHESHLLRSQRSVEDHHLALATSMQRVSVKPCHTYKYIVDRSGGFKNVGFIMKDLYNKLDSRRQEILLEGDAKAALTYMRGKVATDSHFYCKFSIDENNRLANIFWRVSISLVDYTCFGDVLVFDSTYKTNPYEKPLVLFVSSNNHLSTTVFGFALLMDETIETYTWVLETFILSMNNKRPFAVLTDEDEAMRRAIEVVLPGCPHRLCTWHIAKNARRHLRKNNVFSEFRRCMWGEVTPDGFEKRWNAMVNTHDLHNKDWVKMMYEKRQIWAEAFISGHFFACMRSTQRCEGMNSYMKGYLKNGVKLFELIPALDRALLRLRNKVVEEDFKSNNSSHVLTSSLRKLEDHACTMFTDSMFEHVRNEIDGVGDLITSRTMVFGSSRVYFTSSYNDNKQEIEYTTVYYPDENNPRMEYSCKLFECEGIPCCHIFNVMKHERMNEIPSSLLMKRWTKSAKSDMQISVHEDNVPNEAIEFAR; from the exons ATGGATGGATCATATGAACCTTCAATATCTGATATTGGTTTGGTGTCCCAAAGTTCAATAAATGGAAGTGGCTATAATGAAATGCAATATAAGGGACTTCGGTATGATAAGTTGTCTACAGAAGATCTTAAAGGGCAGGAATTTATGACTGTGGAGGAAGCTGAGTCCTTTTACAATGCTTATGCAAAGGCTATGGGTTTTGATGTTAGAAGCGACTACAAGAGATTAAGTATACGCATAACAGGGAGAGTCACTTCATTGTGGTTGGTTTGTTCTGCTcaagggaaaagaagagaagagtaCATGAGTAACAAGAAAAGACTTCGCAagccaaagaaagaaacaagattCAATTGTCCATGCTTGTTCAAGGTACGGTACCGTTCGAATATTAATGCCTATATTGTTGATAATTTCATAACGAACCACTCACATCAGCTTGCACAAGCACATGAGTCGCATCTTCTTCGATCACAAAGATCAGTTGAAGATCATCATTTAGCACTGGCCACATCTATGCAGAGAGTGTCTGTTAAGCCTTGtcatacatataaatacattgtTGATAGATCAGGAGGTTTTAAGAATGTCGGGTTTATTATGAAGGACTTGTACAACAAGTTAGATTCAAGACgccaagaaattttacttgagGGTGATGCAAAAGCTGCACTTACATATATGAGAGGCAAAGTTGCCACAGACTCGCATTTCTACTGCAAGTTTAGCATAGATGAAAATAACAGGTTGGCGAATATATTTTGGAGAGTCTCTATTTCTCTGGTGGATTATACTTGTTTTGGAGATGTCTTGGTGTTTGATAGTACCTACAAAACCAATCCTTATGAGAAGCCGTTAGTGTTGTTTGTTAGTTCAAACAATCATTTATCGACCacagtttttggttttgcatTACTCATGGATGAAACGATTGAGACTTACACATGGGTTTTGGAGACCTTTATATTGTCTATGAATAACAAAAGGCCTTTTGCAGTTTTGACTGATGAGGATGAAGCAATGCGAAGGGCTATTGAAGTGGTACTCCCTGGTTGTCCTCATCGTCTGTGTACATGGCACATAGCAAAGAATGCCCGGAGGCACCTGCGTAAGAACAATGTCTTTTCTGAATTTAGACGTTGTATGTGGGGTGAAGTCACTCCAGATGGTTTTGAAAAACGCTGGAATGCTATGGTTAACACACATGACCTCCACAATAAAGATTGGGTTAAGATGATGTATGAAAAGAGGCAAATATGGGCAGAGGCATTTATTAGTGGCCATTTTTTTGCCTGTATGAGAAGCACTCAGAGATGTGAGGGTATGAACAGCTATATGAAGGGTTATCTGAAAAATGGTGTGAAATTATTTGAACTTATTCCGGCACTTGATAGGGCATTGTTACGGCTTAGGAACAAGGTTGTGGAAGAGGATTTTAAGTCCAATAACTCTAGTCATGTCCTTACTTCTTCACTTCGAAAATTGGAAGATCATGCAT GTACTATGTTCACTGATAGTATGTTTGAGCATGTACGTAACGAGATTGACGGGGTCGGCGATTTAATAACATCTCGAACTATGGTGTTTGGTTCAAGTCGTGTATACTTTACATCTAGTTACAATGATAACAAACAAGAGATTGAGTACACGACAGTTTACTATCCTGATGAAAACAATCCTCGTATGGAGTATTCATGTAAGCTGTTTGAATGCGAAGGCATTCCATGTTGTCATATATTTAATGTTATGAAACATGAGCGTATGAATGAGATTCCTTCATCCTTATTAATGAAGAGGTGGACGAAGTCTGCAAAATCTGATATGCAAATATCAGTTCATGAAGACAACGTCCCTAATGAAGCTATAGAATTTGCCAG GTGA